The sequence below is a genomic window from Candidatus Poribacteria bacterium.
AGAAGGTAGCAGACATCTCAGAATATGTCAACTTATTTTTGGGCTTCACTATAATGTTTATCGAATCAAACATCGTAGGGATGCCTATGATCGATAGAAAGATTATGTACTAATCAAGAAATCCAGAAACCTAAAAAACATAAAAATGGAACATACCACCCGAATTGAACTCGAAAATCTAAAAGACCTATATGCCGTAGAATTAGGTGCTATCAACTCCGAAGATGTACGCAGAATTACCATAGAAAACGCCCTCGTCGATACCGGCGCAACAGGACTCTGTTTACCTACATCACTGATTCACCAACTCGGGCTTACGCCGCTCCGAAACATCCGGGCACAGACTGCAAACGGCACCATAGATCGGACTGTTTATTCACAGGTCAAATATACGATGTTGGAACGAAGCGACTTCATCACAGTAACAGACCTTCCTGAAGACGCACCCGTTCTCGTCGGGCACATGGTCTTAGAAATGCTTGACCTCTGCGTTGACATACAAAACGGATTGATTTACAATCCCGCACATGACGGCGAATGGATGATAAAAATCCTCTTGAATATCCCGATCTCAATGGAGAAATAAGTTGACTCCGAACATGCCCAAAAACCTCCTACGGCATCTGCCTGCCATCGAAAAACTCCTGAACACACAGGAAATGCTTGACTTGCAAGCCATCTACACGCGTTCGCTTGTGACGGAGGCACTGCGCGCCGTCGTCGCCGACATCCGAAACGACATCCTGAGCGGAAATCATACGCAACTCCCAGAACACGCGGAATACGCCAAGCGGACACATCAGAAAATCCTGGAAAAGATAGGCGAGCGTATGCGTCCCGTCGTCAACGCAACAGGCACGGTCACACACACCAACTTAGGCAGATCGCTGCTAAGCACGGCTACCTGTGAAGCTATCCAGCAAGCCGCACAGAATTACGTCAACCTCGAATACGACATCGCAACGGGAAGACGCGGGCATCGAGATAGGATCACCGAACCCCTTTTACAACAATTGACCGGCTGTGAAGCTTCTACAATCGTCAACAATAACGCCGCGGCGGTTCTACTCGCACTTCAGACGATGGCACGCGGTAAAGAGGTCATCGTCTCACGCGGAGAACTCATCGAAATCGGTGGCGCATTTCGAGTTCCTGACGTGATGGCGGCAAGCGGTGCGATCCTCCGAGAAGTCGGCACTACCAATCGAACCCATCTCCGCGATTACGCCGAGGCTATCAATGAAAATACAGGCCTCTTACTCAAGGTGCATCCGAGCAACTACAAAATTCTCGGTTTCACTTCAACGCCTTCAATGGAAGAACTGACGGAACTCGGTGCGCAGCACGGCATCCCAACGATGGAAGACCTTGGGAGCGGTGCACTCATTGATATGACGACTTATGGACTCCCGCATGAACCGCTCGTCGGAGAACGCATCGCCAGTGGTGTCGACGTTGTCACCTTTAGCGGGGATAAACTCCTCGGTGGACCCCAAGCCGGAATTATCGTTGGTAAAACGGAATGGATCGAGAAGATGCGTAAAAATCCGATGATGCGGGCACTCCGCGTCGATAAACTCATCATTGCCGGTTTGTCAGCGACGTTGCAACTCTATCTCACAGCGGACGACGCCCTAACGGAACGGTTTCCGATGCTCAACCGCTATACCCGACCCATGGAGACACTCCACACCCTTGCGACCGAGCTCAAAGCGCAGTTAGAATCCCTCTTCGGAGAAAAAGTGGATATTCAGGTCTCAGACACCTATGGACAGATCGGGAGTGGGGCACTTCCTGTCGAGACATTACCGAGTATCGCCCTTGTCCTTGAACCCGCGGAAGTTTCCGCTGAAATGCTCGCTGCGCAGTTCCGAAACGCTACAATTCCCGTCATCGGTAGAATCAAGGAGGGTCTCTTCTGGTTGGATCTGCGGACAGTTTATGAAAGAGAACAGACGTGGATCGTCGAAACTGCTACACAGGTTGCAAAGGCGTTATGAGAGCCGTGGGGATCTTTCTCATTGGTATCATCAGCGTTGGCATGTCCGCCTGTGGGCAAAGCGAAGACGGTTCCTCCACGACTAAAAACGCAGCAGAAATCGTTTCTGGAGTCGATGGTGCAACAATGGTGCTGATTCCGGCAGGCACGTTTCAGATGGGTTCTACCATCGGGGATAGCGATGAACACCCCGTGCATACCGTCACCCTCGACGCATTTTACATGGACATCCACGAAGTAACGAATGCCCGTTATCAGAAGTTCGTCCAAAGCACAGGCTACCCTCAGCCACCGCTGTCGCATAACCCAAGATTCAATGCCCCCGATGCGCCTGTTGTTCGGGTGAATTGGCGCGATGCGGCTGCATACGCAGCGTGGGCAAATAAACGGCTACCTACCGAAGCAGAGTGGGAATACGCCGCACGCGGAGGTCTGACTGGTAAACGATACCCGAATGGTGATATAATAACCTATGCAGATGCCAACTTTGGCAATGTAGGCGGCGCGGATAGATGGAAATGGACAGCACCGGTTGGGAGTTTCCCACCCAACGGCTATAACCTCTACGATATGGCAGGCAATGCATGGGAGTGGTGCTTCGATGAATACAACAGCGAATTCTATAGCATCAGTCCAGAAAACAACCCTCGCTTCGGCAGAGAAATTGCGCCAGATACCGAAAATTTTCGTATCCTACGCGGCGGCGGTTGGGGTGGAAGTCCGGAAGACCTCCGTGTCGCAGACCGATGGTATCACCTTTCGTCTGGAAGCACTATTGGATTTCGATGCGTGAAAGATTTTTAATTTATGGGATTCTGGACTGCGCTCCGCTACGCTTACGCGCAGGTTTTCGCGTAGAACACAACCACAAGCCTGCAACAATACGCAAAAACACGCAGGGTTTTTGATAGGGTGTTTCTTCAACTCGAACACGAAAATCGTTAAAGCCTCAGACCCCGTTATTTATCCGCAAGGAAAATTAAAAGAATGGCAGTTGCAGTTCAATTAACCCATGTTACGAAGGCATTCGACACGACGATTGCGGTCAACGACGTGAGCTTGGAGATTGAGAAGGGGGAATTCTTTTTCCTTCTCGGTCCCTCCGGATGCGGCAAATCCACCTTCCTCCGAATCGTCGCCGGATTCTATAAACCCGACACCGGTGAACTCCGATTCGACGATACCGTCATGAACGACGTGCCACCACACCAACGCAATACAGGCATGGTATTCCAGAACTATGCCTTGTGGCCCCACATGTCGGTCGCCGAAAACATCGAATACGGGCTAACGCTTCGGAAACTCGAAAAAGCGGAACGCACCGAAAAAATCACGCGCGCACTGGAAATGGTCCAGATGGAAGATTTTCGGGACCGTGCTGTCAACACCCTCTCTGGTGGACAACAGCAGCGCATTGCCCTCGCCCGTGCCCTTGTGATTGAACCGAGTGTTCTCCTCCTCGACGAACCGATTAGTAACCTCGATGCCGCACTCCGACAGCAAATGCGCGACGAAATAAAGCAGATCCACGACCGCACCAATATTACAATGTTCTACGTCACACACGATCAGGTGGATGCCCTCTCTATGGCAGATCGAATGGCAATTATGCAGGACGGTGTTGTCATCCAAGTCGGCACGCCGCGCGAAGTATACCAGTTTCCAAAGAATGCTTTTGTTGCAAGCTTCGTTGGGGAAACCAATTTTATTTCAGGCAAGATCGAACAGGCATCAAATGGGAGTGCAACTATAGAAACATCCGCCGGCACCCTCCACTCTACGACGATTTATCACGAACTCACACAAGGGACACCCGTGCAGTGCTCCATTCGACCAGAGGCACTTGTGATTGACAACGGTCAGAATGGCGGAAACCCCATCGAAAACAGGATAACCGCGAAAGTGACTGCGGTCAACTATTTAGGCAGGGTAGAGGAATATCAACTGATGGTCTCCGAAGACCTTCCCCTTAAAGCCGTCCACCACAATCCCGGCACAGAAACAAAAAAGCCGGGAGACACCGTGCAACTGTCAATATCAGCAGACGCAGTTATCCCACTGCC
It includes:
- a CDS encoding aspartyl protease codes for the protein MEHTTRIELENLKDLYAVELGAINSEDVRRITIENALVDTGATGLCLPTSLIHQLGLTPLRNIRAQTANGTIDRTVYSQVKYTMLERSDFITVTDLPEDAPVLVGHMVLEMLDLCVDIQNGLIYNPAHDGEWMIKILLNIPISMEK
- the selA gene encoding L-seryl-tRNA(Sec) selenium transferase; its protein translation is MPKNLLRHLPAIEKLLNTQEMLDLQAIYTRSLVTEALRAVVADIRNDILSGNHTQLPEHAEYAKRTHQKILEKIGERMRPVVNATGTVTHTNLGRSLLSTATCEAIQQAAQNYVNLEYDIATGRRGHRDRITEPLLQQLTGCEASTIVNNNAAAVLLALQTMARGKEVIVSRGELIEIGGAFRVPDVMAASGAILREVGTTNRTHLRDYAEAINENTGLLLKVHPSNYKILGFTSTPSMEELTELGAQHGIPTMEDLGSGALIDMTTYGLPHEPLVGERIASGVDVVTFSGDKLLGGPQAGIIVGKTEWIEKMRKNPMMRALRVDKLIIAGLSATLQLYLTADDALTERFPMLNRYTRPMETLHTLATELKAQLESLFGEKVDIQVSDTYGQIGSGALPVETLPSIALVLEPAEVSAEMLAAQFRNATIPVIGRIKEGLFWLDLRTVYEREQTWIVETATQVAKAL
- a CDS encoding formylglycine-generating enzyme family protein, which gives rise to MRAVGIFLIGIISVGMSACGQSEDGSSTTKNAAEIVSGVDGATMVLIPAGTFQMGSTIGDSDEHPVHTVTLDAFYMDIHEVTNARYQKFVQSTGYPQPPLSHNPRFNAPDAPVVRVNWRDAAAYAAWANKRLPTEAEWEYAARGGLTGKRYPNGDIITYADANFGNVGGADRWKWTAPVGSFPPNGYNLYDMAGNAWEWCFDEYNSEFYSISPENNPRFGREIAPDTENFRILRGGGWGGSPEDLRVADRWYHLSSGSTIGFRCVKDF
- a CDS encoding ABC transporter ATP-binding protein is translated as MAVAVQLTHVTKAFDTTIAVNDVSLEIEKGEFFFLLGPSGCGKSTFLRIVAGFYKPDTGELRFDDTVMNDVPPHQRNTGMVFQNYALWPHMSVAENIEYGLTLRKLEKAERTEKITRALEMVQMEDFRDRAVNTLSGGQQQRIALARALVIEPSVLLLDEPISNLDAALRQQMRDEIKQIHDRTNITMFYVTHDQVDALSMADRMAIMQDGVVIQVGTPREVYQFPKNAFVASFVGETNFISGKIEQASNGSATIETSAGTLHSTTIYHELTQGTPVQCSIRPEALVIDNGQNGGNPIENRITAKVTAVNYLGRVEEYQLMVSEDLPLKAVHHNPGTETKKPGDTVQLSISADAVIPLPDF